The Musa acuminata AAA Group cultivar baxijiao chromosome BXJ1-3, Cavendish_Baxijiao_AAA, whole genome shotgun sequence genome window below encodes:
- the LOC103980123 gene encoding tetraspanin-7-like, with protein MVRLSNGLIGALNVITLMLSIPILGGGIWLTQRAATDCERFLDVPLVALGVFAFLVSLAGCVGAYFRNSCLLWLYLVVMLLLIILLVCFTLFAFVVTNKGASHAVSGRGFPEYRLGDYSHWLQRRVESAKNWRSIRSCLVQGKVCKSLQNQNQTWDQFIDDNLSPIQSGCCKPPSACNFTYINGTAWTKPPGFYSSDLPDCNSWQNDPSTLCYDCQSCKAGVLANLKHDWKKIAVINFVLLIFLVVIYLIGCCAFRNDKDVYC; from the exons ATGGTGAGGTTGAGCAACGGCCTCATCGGGGCGCTTAACGTCATCACGCTGATGCTGTCAATCCCCATCCTCGGCGGTGGCATTTGGCTGACCCAGCGCGCTGCCACTGACTGCGAGAGGTTCCTGGACGTGCCCCTCGTCGCGCTCGGCGTCTTCGCCTTCCTCGTCTCCCTCGCGGGCTGCGTCGGCGCCTACTTCCGCAACTCCTGCCTCTTATGGCTCTACCTCGTCGTCATGCTCCTCCTCATCATCCTCCTCGTCTGCTTCACCCTCTTCGCCTTCGTCGTCACCAACAAGGGCGCCAGCCACGCCGTCTCCGGCCGCGGGTTCCCGGAGTACCGCCTCGGCGACTACTCCCATTGGCTCCAGAGGAGGGTGGAGAGCGCCAAGAACTGGAGGAGCATCAGGAGCTGCTTGGTGCAGGGCAAGGTGTGCAAGAGCTTGCAGAACCAGAACCAGACGTGGGATCAGTTCATCGACGATAACCTCTCCCCTATACAG TCTGGATGCTGCAAGCCTCCAAGTGCATGCAACTTCACCTACATTAATGGAACTGCATGGACTAAACCTCCTGGCTTTTACTCATCTGATTTGCCAGACTGCAATTCATGGCAAAATGATCCATCCACTCTCTGCTATGACTGCCAATCTTGCAAGGCAGGGGTTCTTGCCAACCTCAAGCATGACTGGAAGAAGATTGCTGTCATTAATTTTGTGCTCCTCATCTTCCTCGTTGTCATCTACTTAATAGGATGCTGTGCTTTCAGGAACGACAAGGATGTCTATTGTTAA